One window of Paroedura picta isolate Pp20150507F chromosome 2, Ppicta_v3.0, whole genome shotgun sequence genomic DNA carries:
- the SSTR1 gene encoding somatostatin receptor type 1 — protein sequence MESAAGGRNASGAPGANGTVSGGAGGGGGGAGGGGEGGGGVVEGAGGAAQGGSAILISFIYSVVCLVGLCGNSMVIYVILRYAKMKTATNIYILNLAIADELLMLSVPFLVTSTLLQHWPFGSLLCRLVLSVDAVNMFTSIYCLTVLSVDRYMAVVHPIKASRYRRPTVAKLVNLAVWGLALVIILPIIIFSRTQTNTDGTEACNMMMPEPKQRWLVVFVVYTFLMGFLLPVGAISLCYILIIAKMRVVALKAGWQQRKRSERKITLMVLMVVMVFVICWMPFYVVQLVNLFVEPEDPTISQLSVILGYANSCANPILYGFLSDNFKRSFQRLLCLSWMDHAAEEPVDYYATALKSRAYSVEDFPPDNGGEPGGGGGGGGGGYRNGTCTSRITTL from the coding sequence ATGGAGTCGGCGGCGGGCGGCAGGAACGCGTCGGGCGCGCCGGGCGCCAACGGGACGGTGAGCGGCGGCgctggcggcgggggcggcggcgctggcggcgggggcgagggcggcggcggcgtggtCGAGGGTGCCGGCGGGGCGGCGCAGGGCGGGAGCGCCATCCTGATCTCCTTCATCTACTCGGTGGTGTGCCTGGTGGGGCTGTGCGGCAACTCCATGGTCATCTACGTGATCCTGCGCTACGCCAAGATGAAGACGGCCACCAACATCTACATCCTCAACCTGGCCATCGCCGACGAGCTGCTCATGCTGAGCGTGCCCTTCCTGGTCACCTCCACGCTGCTCCAGCACTGGCCCTTCGGCTCGCTCCTCTGCCGGCTCGTGCTCAGCGTGGACGCCGTCAACATGTTCACCAGCATCTACTGCCTGACGGTGCTCAGCGTGGACCGCTACATGGCCGTGGTGCACCCCATCAAGGCGTCGCGCTACCGCCGCCCCACCGTGGCCAAGCTGGTCAACCTGGCCGTCTGGGGGCTGGCCCTCGTCATCATCCTGCCCATCATCATCTTCTCGCGCACGCAGACCAACACCGACGGCACGGAGGCCTGCAACATGATGATGCCCGAGCCCAAGCAGCGCTGGCTGGTGGTCTTCGTGGTCTACACCTTCCTGATGGGCTTCCTGCTGCCCGTGGGCGCCATCAGCCTCTGCTACATCCTCATCATCGCCAAGATGCGCGTGGTGGCCCTCAAGGCCGGCTGGCAGCAGCGCAAGCGCTCCGAGCGCAAGATCACCCTCATGGTGCTCATGGTGGTCATGGTCTTCGTCATCTGCTGGATGCCCTTCTACGTCGTGCAGCTGGTCAACCTCTTCGTCGAGCCCGAGGACCCCACCATCAGCCAGCTCTCCGTCATCCTGGGCTACGCCAACAGCTGCGCCAACCCCATCCTCTACGGCTTCCTCTCGGACAACTTCAAGCGCTCCTTCCAGCGCCTGCTGTGCCTCAGCTGGATGGACCACGCCGCCGAGGAGCCCGTCGACTACTACGCCACCGCCCTCAAGAGCAGGGCCTACAGCGTCGAGGACTTCCCCCCGGACAATGGCGGCgagccgggcggcggcgggggcggcggcggaggcgggtaCCGCAACGGGACGTGCACCTCCCGCATCACCACCCTCTGA